The following proteins are encoded in a genomic region of Micropterus dolomieu isolate WLL.071019.BEF.003 ecotype Adirondacks linkage group LG04, ASM2129224v1, whole genome shotgun sequence:
- the LOC123970135 gene encoding inactive rhomboid protein 2-like isoform X2 has translation MASQGAEELPPNGGQADSRLKSKKPPSLVIAIPPPEEMMSHNSEKRPLRPSLKKSTSGQATGSVSESISGAGDGRFSVRDRRAKFGRQTSLSQSIRRNTAQWFGVGEGCETDQQVWHRKSLRHCSQRYGKLKPQYRDPEMATSIDQSLDSPATDKMPKIVDPLARGRAFRCPDEMDGRSPRTPHATQRGPVTPGITSLSSFTSQRSGYNRFPKRKRESVARMSIRAASNLLRGRSGLAGSQTGRSFPKRSFARPSWMDEDTVDSADTPESLFFSKVDAHDEMYSMADDVFESPPISACCAPSEQPDQKFPSLKDVSRTPRTPTAASKMSHPRRGGRIASQVKHFAFDKQKRQYGMGVVGKWLNRHYRRSLSSNIQKQLDDFHSHRPYFTYWITFVHIVITLLSCCTYGFAPVGFAQHSTSELVLKNKGIYESVKYIQQENFWIGPSSDDLIHLGAKFSPCIRQDRQIVTLIQKAKDLERESGCCVQNDNSGCVQTHSSHCSETLATFIKWNKEPVDIIRSSGSVCHQDPRVCEEPASAEPHTWPDDITQWPVCTYPKNWNHTGYRHMDCNIKGRPCCIGTKGRCEITTREYCSFMHGYFHEDATLCSQVHCLDDVCGLLPFLNPDVPDQFYRLWLSLFLHAGLLHCVVSVVFQMTILRDLEKLAGWVRISIIYVLSGITGNLASALFLPYRAEDHFTVALHCSPCVVGFRLQV, from the exons CCACTACGACCATCTCTAAAAAAAAGTACAAGTGGTCAAGCCACTGGTTCGGTGTCGGAGAGCATCAGTGGAGCCGGAGATGGACGCTTCTCGGTCAGAGACAGAAGAGCAAAGTTTGGTAGACAAACGTCGCTCTCACAAAGCATCCGCAG GAACACAGCCCAGTGGTTTGGAGTGGGGGAAGGCTGTGAGACCGACCAGCAGGTATGGCACAGGAAGAGCCTGCGCCATTGCAGCCAGCGCTATGGCAAGCTGAAGCCCCAGTATAGAGACCCTGAGATGGCCACCAGCATCGACCAGAGTCTGGACTCACCAGCCACAGACAAGATGCCCAAG ATTGTGGATCCCCTGGCACGAGGGCGAGCCTTCCGTTGCCCAGATGAGATGGATGGTCGCTCCCCCAGGACACCCCATGCCACTCAGAGGGGTCCTGTTACCCCGGGTATCACCTCACTCAGCTCCTTCACCAGCCAGCGATCCGGGTACAACCGCTTCCCCAAGCGTAAAAGGGAGTCTGTTGCCCGCATGAGCATCCGAGCTGCATCCAACCTGCTGAGG GGTCGTAGCGGCTTGGCGGGCTCCCAGACAGGTCGCAGCTTCCCCAAAAGGAGCTTTGCCAGGCCCAGCTGGATGGACGAGGACACTGTGGACTCGGCAGACACGCCCGAGTCCCTCTTCTTCAGCAAG GTTGATGCCCATGATGAGATGTACTCTATGGCTGACGACGTATTTGAATCACCTCCCATTTCTGCATGTTGTGCTCCCAGTGAGCAGCCTGACCAGAAGTTCCCAAGCCT TAAGGACGTATCTCGAACTCCCAGGACACCAACAGCAGCGTCCAAAATGAGCCATCCTCGTCGTGGTGGTCGCATCGCCTCCCAAGTTAAGCACTTTGCATTTGACAAACAAAAGCGTCAGTACGGCATGGGTGTTGTGGGGAAGTGGCTGAACCGGCACTACCGACGCAGCCTCAGCAGCAACATCCAGAAGCAGCTGGACGACTTCCACAGCCACAG GCCCTACTTTACCTACTGGATCACATTTGTCCATATAGTAATCACTTTGCTGTCCTGTTGTACATATGGTTTTGCCCCTGTGGGGTTTGCACAACATTCTACATCTGAACTG GTGCTGAAGAACAAAGGTATTTATGAGAGTGTCAAGTATATCCAACAGGAGAACTTCTGGATTGGTCCCAGTTCT GACGATCTGATCCACCTGGGGGCCAAGTTCTCACCTTGCATCCGTCAGGACAGACAGATAGTCACTCTCATCCAGAAGGCAAAAGACCTAGAGAGAGAGTCTGGCTGCTGCGTTCAGAACGATAACTCTGGATGTGTGCAGACCCACAGCTCTCACTGCTCT GAGACGCTTGCCACCTTTATTAAATGGAACAAGGAGCCGGTGGACATCATCAGGTCTTCTGGTTCTGTCTGTCACCAGGATCCCAG AGTGTGTGAAGAGCCTGCCTCTGCAGAGCCTCACACATGGCCGGATGACATCACCCAGTGGCCG GTCTGTACGTATCCCAAGAACTGGAACCACACAGGCTACAGACACATGGACTGTAACATCAAGGGACGGCCTTGCTGCATAGGAACTAAGGGCAG ATGTGAGATCACGACCAGAGAGTATTGCTCTTTCATGCACGGTTACTTCCATGAGGATGCCACACTCTGCTCAcag GTCCACTGTCTGGATGATGTGTGTGGCTTGCTGCCCTTCCTCAACCCTGACGTTCCTGATCAGTTCTACCgtctctggctctctctcttcctccacgcCGG GCTGTTACACTGCGTGGTGTCGGTGGTGTTCCAGATGACCATACTAAGAGACCTGGAGAAGCTGGCAGGTTGGGTTCGGATCTCCATCATTTATGTCCTCAGTGGTATCACTGGAAACCTCGCCTCTGCCCTGTTCCTGCCCTACAGAGCTGAG gACCACTTTACTGTAGCGCTGCACTGCTCACCGTGTGTTGTTGGTTTCAGGCTACAAGTGTAA